The Solibacillus sp. FSL W7-1436 genome window below encodes:
- the menB gene encoding 1,4-dihydroxy-2-naphthoyl-CoA synthase, which translates to MTKQRLWTSLHTYEDIKYEYYNGIAKITINRPEVRNAFRPKTTAEMIDAFTRARDDERVGVIILTGEGEHAFCSGGDQKVRGHGGYVGDDEIPRLNVLDLQTLIRKIPKPVVAMVAGYAIGGGHVLHVVCDLTIAAENARFGQTGPKVGSFDAGYGSGYLARIVGHKKAREIWYLCRQYDAQQALEMGLVNTVVPYEQLEDETVKWCEEMLEMSPTALRFLKAAMNADTDGLAGIQQLAGDATLLYYTTDEAKEGRDAFKEKRKPDFGQFPRFP; encoded by the coding sequence ATGACAAAGCAACGTCTATGGACATCTTTACATACTTACGAAGATATTAAGTATGAATACTATAACGGAATCGCAAAAATTACGATTAACCGTCCAGAAGTTCGCAACGCTTTCCGTCCAAAAACAACAGCGGAAATGATCGATGCTTTCACACGTGCTCGTGATGATGAACGTGTTGGTGTAATTATTTTAACAGGTGAGGGCGAGCATGCATTCTGCTCAGGCGGCGACCAAAAAGTACGCGGTCATGGCGGCTATGTAGGCGATGACGAAATTCCTCGCTTAAACGTTTTAGACTTACAAACGTTAATCCGTAAAATTCCTAAACCGGTTGTAGCGATGGTAGCAGGTTATGCAATCGGCGGCGGCCACGTACTGCACGTAGTATGTGACTTAACAATCGCTGCAGAAAATGCACGTTTCGGTCAAACAGGACCTAAAGTCGGTTCATTCGATGCTGGTTACGGTTCAGGTTACTTGGCACGTATCGTAGGACATAAAAAGGCTCGTGAAATCTGGTACTTATGCCGTCAGTATGATGCGCAGCAAGCACTTGAAATGGGCTTAGTAAACACAGTTGTACCATATGAACAGTTAGAAGATGAAACAGTAAAATGGTGTGAAGAGATGCTGGAAATGTCTCCAACAGCATTACGTTTCCTAAAAGCTGCTATGAACGCAGACACAGACGGTTTAGCTGGTATCCAACAGCTTGCTGGTGATGCGACACTTCTTTACTACACAACTGATGAAGCAAAAGAAGGCCGCGATGCATTTAAAGAGAAACGTAAACCAGACTTCGGTCAATTCCCACGTTTCCCTTGA
- a CDS encoding NUDIX hydrolase, with the protein MNERLKVFDQYYKEKGIEQRDLIHAKGYWHEVFHCWVIEKTNSEWRIYLQLRNKTKKDYPNQFDITAAGHILATETIEDGVRELEEEVGINAKFSQLTSLGVIPYSIDNEKIKDYEFANVFVYELTGGIEKFTLQREELDGIYSANLNQFILLATHKVKKIEVSGYHYENDIRHYEVKHIGLEQMSALPESYLLEFIPSLKKILFEAT; encoded by the coding sequence GTGAATGAACGATTAAAAGTATTTGATCAATATTATAAGGAAAAGGGCATTGAACAACGTGATCTCATTCATGCAAAAGGTTATTGGCATGAAGTGTTTCATTGCTGGGTTATTGAAAAAACAAATTCTGAATGGCGTATTTATTTACAGTTGAGAAACAAAACTAAAAAGGATTATCCAAACCAGTTTGATATTACCGCAGCTGGTCATATACTGGCAACGGAGACGATTGAAGATGGTGTACGCGAATTAGAGGAAGAAGTAGGGATTAACGCAAAGTTTTCGCAATTAACATCACTTGGAGTCATCCCGTACAGTATAGACAATGAAAAAATAAAGGATTATGAGTTTGCAAATGTATTTGTTTATGAGTTAACAGGAGGAATCGAGAAGTTTACACTTCAACGGGAAGAACTCGACGGTATTTACTCTGCTAACTTAAATCAATTTATATTGCTTGCGACACATAAAGTAAAGAAAATTGAAGTATCCGGTTATCATTATGAAAATGATATACGTCATTATGAAGTGAAACATATTGGACTAGAACAGATGTCTGCACTGCCTGAAAGCTATTTGCTCGAGTTTATCCCAAGTTTGAAAAAAATATTATTTGAAGCAACCTGA
- a CDS encoding MerR family transcriptional regulator, whose amino-acid sequence MLINELVKLSGVSARTLRYYDEIGLLKPSAVAENGYRQYSQGDIDRLQQILFYRELDFKLEEIKKLLDHPDYEVKEALKKQSELLQKKRRYIDDLLITIEQTIQTMEGEIKMTNEQKFNVFKNKLIEENEKTYGQEIRDKYGEDQVEASNKQFRDMSEEQYNAMQQLEQQLFERLKEALVFGDVTSDVAMEAAELHKRWLSFSWAKYTPEAHIGLAQMYVSDERFTAYYDERVAPGATQFLHDVITVYAANK is encoded by the coding sequence GTGCTGATTAACGAACTGGTCAAGCTATCAGGTGTGAGTGCACGCACACTGCGTTATTATGATGAAATCGGTTTGCTGAAGCCTTCTGCTGTTGCGGAAAATGGCTACCGGCAGTATAGCCAAGGGGATATTGACCGGTTACAGCAAATACTTTTTTACAGGGAGCTTGATTTTAAGTTAGAGGAAATAAAAAAATTGCTCGATCATCCTGATTATGAAGTAAAAGAAGCACTAAAGAAACAATCCGAGCTATTACAAAAGAAAAGAAGATATATCGACGACTTACTAATAACGATAGAACAAACAATCCAAACGATGGAAGGGGAAATTAAGATGACAAATGAACAAAAGTTTAATGTGTTTAAAAATAAATTAATAGAAGAAAACGAAAAGACCTATGGCCAGGAAATCCGAGATAAGTACGGCGAAGATCAAGTGGAAGCGAGCAATAAACAATTCAGGGATATGTCAGAAGAGCAATATAATGCAATGCAGCAATTGGAACAACAATTGTTTGAACGTTTAAAAGAAGCGCTTGTGTTCGGAGACGTAACATCAGACGTAGCAATGGAAGCAGCGGAGCTTCATAAACGCTGGCTAAGCTTCTCCTGGGCGAAATATACCCCGGAAGCACATATTGGCCTGGCGCAGATGTATGTATCCGATGAACGGTTTACTGCTTACTATGATGAGCGTGTCGCTCCCGGAGCTACACAATTTCTGCATGATGTAATCACCGTTTATGCAGCAAACAAATAA
- a CDS encoding o-succinylbenzoate--CoA ligase → MQPNWIKQRAYLTPNRVALSFHDEQWTFKELYLKSVSLAYKLNTLHLTHGKRIAILAPSTPPLIELLYACMQAQCEMVLLNGRLAKQELAYQVEDAEVDAILVADEELAKLPDDARIIPFSKLYETAESEYEIAAQWEEDFALTIMYTSGTTGFPKGVCQTVSNHSSSAISSALNLGISEKDTWLCTVPIFHISGFSIVVRSLLYGMKIRLYEKFDAKKCAQEIMEGTVTKMSVVSVILENILSEMEQAGQKAHPHFTTALAGGGPVPVDYLKRAEKLDLRVAQTYGMTETSSQTATLANEDAMTHIGSAGKPLFFNEIKIDAKDGESVGEILIRGPHVTPKYIGRFKDKPTTINGWLHTGDVGYLDEQGYLYVVDRRSDLIISGGENIYPAEIENILLGHPNIKEAGVCGLDDDKWGQVPVAFIVAKEQMTEQEIIDFCTQQLANYKVPKQVHFVSHLPRSGSNKLLRRKLMQLLED, encoded by the coding sequence ATGCAGCCAAACTGGATAAAGCAACGTGCCTATTTAACACCGAATCGTGTTGCACTGAGCTTTCATGACGAGCAATGGACGTTCAAAGAGCTTTATTTAAAGTCTGTCAGCTTAGCTTATAAATTAAATACACTTCATTTAACGCACGGAAAACGGATAGCGATATTAGCCCCGTCAACACCGCCTTTAATCGAACTGCTTTATGCATGTATGCAGGCACAGTGTGAGATGGTGCTGCTAAATGGAAGGCTTGCTAAGCAGGAACTTGCATATCAAGTTGAAGATGCGGAAGTGGATGCGATATTAGTAGCGGATGAAGAGCTTGCAAAACTTCCTGATGATGCCCGGATTATTCCATTTTCCAAGCTTTACGAGACAGCTGAATCGGAATATGAGATTGCAGCACAGTGGGAAGAGGACTTTGCCCTGACAATCATGTATACATCCGGAACAACGGGGTTTCCGAAGGGGGTTTGCCAAACGGTTTCAAACCATAGTTCCAGCGCAATCAGCTCAGCATTGAATCTAGGTATTTCAGAGAAGGATACATGGCTTTGTACTGTTCCGATTTTTCATATAAGTGGTTTTTCAATTGTCGTCCGATCGTTGCTCTATGGGATGAAAATACGTTTATATGAAAAATTCGATGCGAAAAAGTGTGCTCAGGAAATTATGGAAGGTACCGTTACGAAAATGTCGGTCGTTTCGGTCATTCTTGAAAATATACTTTCCGAAATGGAGCAGGCAGGTCAAAAAGCACACCCGCATTTTACAACCGCTTTGGCAGGTGGCGGTCCAGTACCGGTCGATTATTTAAAGCGTGCTGAAAAACTGGATTTACGTGTTGCCCAAACTTACGGTATGACGGAAACATCTTCACAAACCGCGACATTGGCAAACGAAGATGCCATGACACATATCGGATCAGCCGGCAAACCGCTGTTTTTCAATGAAATTAAAATTGATGCAAAAGACGGGGAATCCGTTGGTGAAATTTTAATCCGCGGCCCCCATGTAACACCGAAATATATCGGTCGCTTTAAAGACAAACCGACGACCATCAATGGCTGGCTTCATACAGGAGATGTCGGTTATTTAGATGAACAAGGGTATTTATATGTTGTCGATCGCCGCAGCGACTTAATTATTTCAGGTGGCGAAAATATTTATCCGGCTGAAATTGAAAATATACTCCTCGGACATCCGAACATAAAAGAGGCGGGTGTTTGCGGATTAGACGATGACAAATGGGGGCAAGTGCCTGTTGCCTTTATTGTTGCAAAAGAACAGATGACAGAACAGGAAATCATCGACTTTTGCACACAGCAATTAGCAAATTATAAAGTTCCGAAACAAGTTCACTTCGTCAGCCATTTACCTCGTAGCGGCTCCAATAAGCTTTTGCGAAGAAAGCTGATGCAGCTGCTGGAAGATTGA
- a CDS encoding isochorismate synthase, translating to MQHKWYNATEIEVGSNSKQIFYMETIEVSRLSALAFFAAGELKYKGKRNYWQNREKTFTLVGLGHAYTIKNNASDARFDLVEREWKKLTSQIIQEDQHLQPILFGGFTFDPQNEVSAEWTNFPQSYFTVATHQLVIRNDKAYVTINYITDEENSAKTFEALRKERDELIHAAQVKEVKTYPKPTMTSYMEPYKQEYLNSINKVTSLIKANEAQKVVIARSLALQFEETITSPQILSHVVHEQPESYLFGLEHGDLLFYGASPERLVKVDNGRAYSSCVAGSIKRGTTAEADEELGRTLLSDLKNLGEHHYVVEMITDTFNKNCTEVKVPHGPKLLKIRDIQHLYTPVEGQLNEDATILQLVKHLHPTPALGGVPREQAMEIIRTYEPMNRGLYAAPIGWLDADGNGEFAVAIRSAALVQDKAYLYAGGGIVEDSEAQSEYEETLVKFRPMLRALGGQLHE from the coding sequence ATGCAACACAAGTGGTACAACGCCACTGAAATAGAAGTAGGCTCAAATTCAAAGCAAATTTTTTATATGGAAACGATCGAAGTAAGCCGATTATCCGCATTGGCATTTTTTGCGGCGGGCGAATTGAAGTATAAAGGAAAACGCAACTACTGGCAAAACCGTGAAAAAACCTTCACATTGGTTGGTTTAGGACATGCCTACACAATTAAAAACAATGCGTCTGACGCTCGTTTCGATTTAGTGGAACGTGAATGGAAAAAACTGACGAGTCAAATCATACAGGAAGATCAGCATCTGCAGCCAATCCTTTTCGGCGGCTTTACTTTTGATCCGCAAAATGAAGTTTCGGCAGAATGGACAAACTTCCCGCAAAGCTACTTTACTGTCGCAACACATCAGTTAGTTATTCGCAATGATAAAGCATATGTCACAATTAACTATATTACGGATGAGGAAAACAGCGCGAAAACGTTTGAAGCACTTCGTAAAGAGCGTGATGAGCTCATTCATGCAGCACAGGTGAAGGAAGTGAAAACCTATCCGAAACCGACAATGACAAGCTATATGGAACCGTATAAGCAGGAATATTTGAATTCCATCAATAAAGTGACAAGCCTGATCAAAGCAAATGAAGCGCAAAAGGTTGTCATTGCACGATCTTTAGCATTGCAGTTTGAGGAAACGATTACATCTCCGCAAATTCTGTCGCATGTCGTGCATGAGCAGCCGGAGAGCTATTTGTTTGGCTTGGAGCACGGGGATTTACTGTTTTACGGTGCATCACCGGAACGTTTAGTAAAAGTAGACAACGGGCGTGCCTATTCCTCATGTGTAGCAGGTTCGATAAAGCGCGGTACAACAGCTGAAGCGGACGAGGAATTGGGAAGAACGTTGCTGAGCGATCTGAAAAACCTTGGTGAGCATCATTATGTTGTTGAGATGATTACCGATACATTTAACAAAAATTGTACGGAAGTAAAAGTCCCTCATGGACCGAAGCTATTAAAAATCCGTGATATTCAACATTTATATACACCTGTTGAAGGACAATTGAATGAAGATGCAACTATTTTGCAGCTTGTGAAACATTTGCATCCAACACCAGCTTTGGGCGGTGTTCCGCGTGAACAGGCAATGGAAATCATACGGACATATGAGCCGATGAACCGAGGACTGTATGCGGCACCAATCGGTTGGCTGGATGCTGATGGGAATGGTGAGTTTGCAGTAGCAATTCGTTCGGCTGCATTAGTACAGGATAAAGCGTATTTATATGCAGGCGGAGGCATTGTCGAAGATTCGGAAGCACAATCGGAATATGAAGAGACACTCGTGAAATTCCGTCCAATGCTTCGGGCTTTAGGAGGCCAGTTACATGAATGA
- a CDS encoding TraR/DksA family transcriptional regulator: MDINQVQQLRSILEEELATLQEHVNEEPPLDETEITAVDNHPADAATDLTTIVTEKTLSELKEDEIEKIQTALNAMDEGTYGECIVCGKEIPFERLEAVPTALTCIDHVEEVTE, translated from the coding sequence ATGGATATTAATCAAGTACAACAATTACGTAGCATTTTGGAAGAGGAGCTTGCGACATTGCAGGAGCATGTTAATGAAGAGCCGCCTTTAGATGAAACAGAAATAACTGCAGTTGATAATCATCCGGCAGATGCAGCAACCGATTTAACGACAATTGTTACAGAAAAAACATTAAGTGAGCTGAAGGAAGATGAAATTGAAAAAATTCAAACAGCTTTAAATGCCATGGATGAGGGCACATACGGTGAATGTATCGTATGTGGAAAAGAGATTCCTTTTGAGCGTTTAGAAGCGGTTCCGACAGCTTTAACATGTATTGACCATGTAGAAGAAGTGACAGAATAG
- the menH gene encoding 2-succinyl-6-hydroxy-2,4-cyclohexadiene-1-carboxylate synthase, producing the protein MARFTVKGLDVHIEQWNEHSPQTIVFLHGFTGSTNTWKKVVSQLPSHIRCIAVDLTGHGKTAAPTSIECYSMAFQVELLYELFQQLQLDTFSLVGYSMGGRVALSYAVRYPSGIGHLLLESASPGLMDKQQRATRKQADDILAEKILANGIESFVNKWGNIPLFASQKSLPAEVQQEIRSERMQQKEIGLANSLRGMGTGVMPELWGKLKTLTMPVTLVTGQLDEKFVQLNNEMQEHIEKVNHLIIPAVGHAIHVENPTKFATIVKETIS; encoded by the coding sequence ATGGCTCGATTCACTGTAAAAGGGTTGGATGTGCATATTGAGCAGTGGAATGAACATTCACCTCAAACGATTGTATTTCTCCACGGTTTTACAGGGAGCACAAATACTTGGAAAAAGGTTGTTTCGCAACTGCCGTCACACATCCGGTGTATCGCTGTTGATTTGACCGGACATGGTAAAACAGCGGCACCGACTTCTATTGAATGTTACTCGATGGCATTTCAAGTGGAACTGCTGTATGAACTGTTTCAACAATTACAGCTTGATACCTTCTCGCTGGTGGGCTATTCGATGGGAGGACGTGTGGCATTGAGCTATGCAGTGCGTTATCCTTCCGGAATCGGGCATCTGCTATTGGAAAGTGCTTCTCCCGGTCTGATGGATAAACAGCAGCGTGCTACACGAAAACAGGCAGATGATATACTCGCGGAAAAGATACTTGCAAATGGAATTGAATCATTCGTTAACAAGTGGGGAAATATCCCTCTGTTTGCATCTCAAAAAAGTCTTCCTGCAGAAGTACAGCAGGAAATTCGATCAGAGCGCATGCAGCAAAAAGAAATCGGTCTGGCAAATAGTCTGCGTGGTATGGGGACAGGTGTAATGCCGGAACTTTGGGGTAAGCTTAAAACATTAACAATGCCTGTGACACTCGTTACCGGACAGCTTGACGAAAAATTCGTTCAATTAAACAATGAAATGCAAGAGCATATCGAAAAAGTAAATCATCTTATTATTCCAGCAGTTGGCCACGCAATTCATGTGGAAAATCCGACAAAGTTTGCTACAATAGTAAAGGAAACGATTTCATAA
- a CDS encoding 1,4-dihydroxy-2-naphthoate polyprenyltransferase translates to MTKVVEADKGFKVWWHLTRPHTLTASFVPVLLGTSMALSINHETIHFGLFFAMLIASMLIQAATNMFNEYYDYKLGLDNENSVGIGGTIVRHGVAPKTIMAIALSFYGIAMLLGVYICAMTSWWLVAVGLVCMLIGYLYTGGPYPIAYSPFGELVSGAVMGMGIVLIAFFIQTGDVTADAVIISVPSMILVGAIMLSNNIRDIVGDTEGGRKTMAILVGRHNAVTVLAGFFIVSYIWIAVLVVIGHLSPWALLVLLSVKKPIEAIKLFRAKEKPLEVMPAMKYTAQTNTIFGFLLAVGLLISYFI, encoded by the coding sequence ATGACAAAAGTCGTTGAAGCGGACAAGGGATTTAAAGTCTGGTGGCATTTAACACGCCCCCACACATTAACAGCTTCATTTGTACCTGTATTGTTAGGTACGTCTATGGCACTTTCAATAAATCATGAAACAATTCATTTCGGGCTATTTTTTGCAATGCTTATTGCCAGTATGCTTATACAGGCAGCGACGAATATGTTCAATGAATATTATGATTATAAACTTGGCCTGGATAATGAAAACTCAGTCGGTATCGGAGGCACAATCGTCCGACATGGTGTAGCACCAAAAACAATTATGGCCATTGCGTTAAGCTTTTACGGTATCGCCATGCTATTAGGCGTTTACATATGTGCCATGACATCCTGGTGGCTTGTTGCTGTCGGTCTTGTATGTATGCTGATCGGCTATTTGTATACTGGCGGACCGTATCCGATTGCTTATTCACCTTTCGGGGAGCTGGTTTCAGGAGCAGTAATGGGTATGGGGATTGTTCTAATCGCTTTCTTTATTCAAACAGGAGATGTAACAGCTGATGCTGTAATAATTTCTGTGCCGAGTATGATTTTAGTTGGGGCTATCATGCTTTCAAATAATATTCGGGATATTGTTGGAGATACAGAGGGCGGGCGTAAAACGATGGCCATTTTAGTTGGTCGACATAACGCTGTAACAGTGCTTGCCGGTTTCTTTATCGTTTCGTATATTTGGATCGCGGTTCTTGTAGTTATTGGTCATTTGTCACCTTGGGCACTGCTTGTACTACTAAGCGTGAAGAAACCGATTGAAGCGATTAAATTATTCCGGGCGAAAGAAAAACCGCTAGAAGTAATGCCGGCAATGAAATATACAGCCCAAACAAACACGATTTTCGGTTTCTTGTTGGCTGTAGGTCTATTAATTTCATATTTCATTTAA
- the menD gene encoding 2-succinyl-5-enolpyruvyl-6-hydroxy-3-cyclohexene-1-carboxylic-acid synthase, with amino-acid sequence MNDREVLSKYVYTIVSALVASGVEQVVVSPGSRSTPLAYAFASTKEIEMHRQVDERAAAFYALGLAKSTAKPVVLVCTSGTAAANYYPAIVEAKYARVPLIVLTADRPHELREVGAPQTINQVRLYGENVKWSAEFPIPDEAPQTLPFIERHTVRAVNIATTAPFGPVHLNIPFREPLIIDFAETLPVASYIKSYTNELQPAKQAMAELSEIIEQTTNGIMIVGEMPLGTNTEYLWDFIREVKWPVMIESLSNLRTEIPEDCQIYAITTYDALMKNERFKRNVRPQTVIRFGAQPVSKFLMQFIVQANPQSYIVIDEDPMYRDSTHMSTHFIHALPGEWLSDMKIAHSQAEMAYVQFWKMADLLAADVIEKYSQFADEEGAMVQAFLASIEEDSDIYVSSSMPIRDIDTFLLTQNRPVQIFANRGANGIDGVTSTALGFSNGRKNRKTYLLIGDLAFLHDANAFVASRYQECDLTVIVMNNDGGGIFSYLPQSKVEEHYEDLFGTPTALTFEQMAKMYELDYVKATSLEQFTAALSADKQTSIKLIEAFTDREENVKQHRQLWARIHEVMEQWLDSL; translated from the coding sequence ATGAATGATCGTGAAGTATTATCGAAATATGTTTATACAATTGTGTCAGCGTTAGTAGCATCTGGTGTAGAGCAGGTTGTCGTAAGTCCCGGCTCCCGCTCCACACCGCTTGCCTATGCATTTGCCTCTACAAAGGAAATCGAAATGCATCGCCAGGTCGATGAAAGGGCAGCAGCCTTTTATGCATTGGGCTTAGCTAAATCGACTGCAAAACCAGTTGTACTCGTATGTACATCGGGAACAGCGGCGGCCAATTACTATCCGGCCATTGTCGAAGCAAAATATGCACGAGTGCCGCTGATCGTTTTAACGGCAGACCGTCCGCATGAATTGCGGGAAGTAGGGGCACCGCAAACGATTAATCAAGTGCGTTTATACGGTGAAAACGTGAAGTGGTCGGCAGAATTTCCGATTCCGGACGAGGCACCGCAAACGCTTCCGTTTATCGAACGCCATACAGTTCGTGCGGTAAATATTGCTACGACAGCACCGTTTGGACCTGTCCATTTAAATATACCGTTCCGTGAACCGTTAATCATTGATTTCGCGGAAACATTACCGGTTGCAAGTTATATTAAAAGCTATACAAATGAGCTTCAGCCTGCCAAGCAAGCGATGGCTGAACTGTCGGAAATCATTGAACAAACAACGAACGGAATCATGATCGTAGGGGAAATGCCGCTAGGAACGAACACGGAATATTTATGGGATTTTATTCGTGAAGTGAAATGGCCGGTAATGATTGAAAGCTTGTCGAACCTGCGCACAGAAATACCGGAAGATTGCCAAATATATGCGATTACTACATATGATGCATTGATGAAAAATGAGCGCTTCAAGCGTAATGTTCGCCCACAAACGGTCATTCGCTTCGGAGCACAGCCTGTTTCTAAATTTTTAATGCAGTTTATCGTACAGGCAAACCCGCAAAGCTACATTGTCATCGATGAAGATCCGATGTATAGAGATTCTACTCATATGTCGACACATTTCATACATGCATTACCAGGAGAATGGCTTTCGGATATGAAGATTGCGCATTCCCAAGCAGAAATGGCATATGTTCAATTTTGGAAAATGGCGGATCTGCTTGCAGCTGATGTTATTGAAAAGTACAGTCAATTTGCCGATGAAGAAGGGGCCATGGTGCAGGCATTCCTTGCAAGTATTGAGGAAGACTCCGACATTTATGTCAGCAGCAGTATGCCGATCCGTGATATTGACACGTTTTTACTTACACAAAATCGCCCTGTTCAAATTTTCGCAAATCGCGGAGCAAATGGGATTGACGGTGTAACATCTACAGCACTTGGCTTCAGTAATGGCCGCAAAAACCGAAAAACATATTTATTGATTGGCGATTTGGCATTTTTGCATGATGCCAATGCATTTGTAGCAAGCCGTTATCAGGAGTGCGATTTAACGGTAATTGTCATGAATAATGACGGTGGCGGCATTTTCTCTTATTTACCGCAATCGAAGGTAGAGGAGCACTATGAAGATCTTTTTGGAACACCGACTGCATTGACATTCGAACAAATGGCCAAAATGTATGAGCTGGATTACGTAAAAGCAACATCATTGGAACAGTTTACGGCTGCATTGTCTGCGGACAAACAAACATCGATCAAATTAATCGAAGCTTTCACAGATCGGGAAGAGAATGTGAAGCAGCACCGTCAGCTATGGGCGCGGATTCATGAGGTGATGGAACAATGGCTCGATTCACTGTAA